Proteins encoded by one window of Paenibacillus sp. DCT19:
- a CDS encoding sugar diacid recognition domain-containing protein, which produces MLQLSEKQAQDIVDKMMQDIPYNINIMNEQGIIIGSGQRERVGSIHQGAVRALTTRTMVEVWQDGRLEKMGTNEPIIISNELVGVIGISGHPDEVRPFCNIVRTTVSLLIEQRNQLENLAHEASRKKAFLERLLNHSGSYSQKMRKEALQYHIDLQLPTILIYIRFQGESPQFNTEAYKTLLPYPWFTLEDAGDAQLVLIQNESEVDTVIQQFQQDRPQALISISRRESNIARCYEQARSAMNILMALRPASPLTRYDDVQFLIRFSAANLTNQSNIVSKLEDTADLLETLRSFIHHSGSMTTTADDLNIHRNTLQYRLKRIQSITGKDPRNWLELIELTHGLLAFYR; this is translated from the coding sequence ATGTTGCAGCTTTCGGAGAAACAGGCACAGGATATCGTCGATAAAATGATGCAGGACATCCCCTACAACATTAATATTATGAATGAACAAGGAATTATTATTGGTAGTGGACAGCGTGAGCGCGTAGGTTCCATTCATCAGGGAGCTGTTCGAGCATTAACGACAAGAACCATGGTTGAAGTGTGGCAAGATGGCCGGTTAGAGAAAATGGGTACGAACGAGCCTATTATCATTAGCAATGAGCTAGTGGGTGTGATTGGCATATCAGGGCATCCAGATGAGGTCCGTCCATTCTGCAACATCGTGCGTACTACCGTATCCCTTCTTATTGAACAGCGCAATCAACTGGAGAATCTGGCTCATGAAGCTTCACGCAAAAAGGCTTTTTTGGAACGACTTCTTAACCATTCTGGTTCCTATTCACAGAAAATGAGGAAAGAAGCGCTGCAATATCATATCGATTTGCAATTGCCTACAATCCTTATATACATTCGATTCCAAGGGGAATCGCCACAGTTTAACACGGAAGCCTATAAAACCTTGCTGCCTTACCCTTGGTTTACACTGGAGGATGCAGGGGATGCGCAGTTGGTGCTCATTCAGAATGAATCAGAGGTAGATACGGTCATCCAGCAATTCCAGCAGGATCGACCTCAAGCCTTGATCTCTATTAGTAGACGAGAATCCAATATCGCACGCTGTTACGAGCAGGCAAGATCCGCCATGAACATCCTGATGGCACTTCGCCCCGCGTCCCCTCTAACACGGTACGATGATGTGCAGTTTCTCATACGTTTTAGCGCTGCCAACTTAACTAATCAATCCAACATTGTCAGTAAGCTAGAGGACACTGCCGATCTACTTGAGACGTTACGTAGCTTTATCCATCATAGTGGTAGCATGACTACCACAGCCGATGACCTCAACATCCATCGCAACACGCTACAATACCGGCTCAAACGCATACAATCTATTACGGGCAAAGACCCGCGTAACTGGCTCGAACTTATTGAGCTTACTCACGGGTTACTCGCGTTTTATCGGTAG
- a CDS encoding glycerate kinase, whose product MGEKRENTFVLAPDSFKESMTAKEVCVAMEKGLRKIYPTARYIHVPMADGGEGTVQSLVDASGGTIHFQEVQGPLGQKVMAQYGILGDGTTAAIEMASASGIHLVAPEMRDPLRTTTYGTGELIRKCLDQGIRKIIIGIGGSATNDGGTGVAEALGVKFLDAQGISLERGGGSLNRLAHIDVSGLDPRLQEVEFIVACDVTNPLCGEHGASRVFGPQKGATPEMVQLLDANLSHYADVVNQQLHKDIRDVPGAGAAGGLGAGLLIFTQATLRKGIEIVIEYTGLREKLVHADIVFTGEGGIDFQTKFGKTPYGVAQAAKEIGNPVIAIAGYVGEGIETLYTEGIDAVFGIVPGAADLDTLLREGSANVERTMENIARVLRLGLLPS is encoded by the coding sequence ATGGGAGAAAAGAGAGAAAATACATTTGTACTGGCACCAGACTCATTCAAGGAAAGCATGACAGCCAAAGAAGTATGTGTGGCGATGGAAAAAGGATTGCGCAAAATCTACCCAACAGCACGTTATATCCATGTACCCATGGCTGATGGAGGCGAAGGGACGGTACAATCGCTTGTGGATGCTTCTGGTGGCACGATTCACTTTCAAGAAGTACAGGGTCCATTGGGTCAGAAGGTCATGGCACAGTATGGTATTCTTGGAGATGGAACAACGGCAGCGATTGAGATGGCCTCGGCCAGCGGTATCCATCTCGTGGCTCCAGAGATGCGTGATCCACTTCGCACAACGACGTACGGAACAGGAGAACTGATTCGGAAATGTCTTGATCAAGGCATTCGTAAAATTATTATCGGGATTGGCGGCAGCGCCACTAACGATGGGGGTACAGGTGTGGCTGAGGCGCTTGGTGTAAAATTTTTGGATGCCCAGGGTATATCTCTTGAACGTGGTGGAGGTTCGCTTAACCGATTAGCGCATATTGACGTGTCGGGCTTAGATCCACGTCTACAGGAAGTGGAGTTCATCGTTGCCTGCGATGTGACGAACCCACTCTGTGGTGAACACGGCGCCTCACGGGTATTTGGCCCACAGAAGGGTGCTACGCCGGAGATGGTGCAGCTATTGGATGCAAACCTGTCTCATTATGCAGATGTAGTAAACCAACAGCTGCATAAGGATATTCGAGATGTACCGGGTGCGGGTGCAGCAGGTGGTTTGGGAGCAGGGCTTCTCATTTTCACGCAAGCTACATTACGCAAAGGCATTGAGATCGTGATTGAATATACAGGTTTACGCGAAAAACTAGTTCATGCAGATATCGTATTTACAGGCGAAGGCGGCATTGACTTTCAAACGAAGTTTGGCAAAACGCCTTACGGTGTGGCCCAAGCGGCCAAAGAAATAGGGAACCCGGTTATTGCTATCGCAGGATATGTGGGTGAAGGGATTGAGACTCTGTACACAGAAGGCATTGATGCCGTGTTTGGCATTGTGCCAGGAGCAGCGGATTTAGATACACTCTTGCGGGAAGGCTCAGCGAATGTGGAGCGTACCATGGAGAACATCGCACGGGTGTTGAGGCTTGGTCTTCTACCATCATAG